DNA from Amorphoplanes friuliensis DSM 7358:
TGACGCTGGTGCTCACCACCCACTACATGGACGAGGCCGAGCAGCTCTGCGACCGCCTCGTCGTCATGGACGCCGGCAAGATCGTCGCGGAGGGGTCGCCACGCGCCCTGATCGAGCAATATTCGACACGCGAGGTGGTCGAGCTGCGCTTCAACGCGGAGTCGCAGGACGCCTTCGCCGGCAAGCTCGACGGTGTGGGGGAGCGGCTCGAGGTGCTGCCCGACCGCATCCTGCTCTACGTCGCCGACGGGGACTCCGCGGTGGCCGAGGTGCAGCGCCGGTTGCTGAGCCCGGCCAGTGTGCTGGTGCGCCGCAGCAGCCTCGAGGACGTGTTCCTGCACCTCACCGGCCGGACGCTGGTCGACTGATGACGCGATATGTCCTGGAGTACCACCTGGTCAGCTATCGGCGCGTCTGGCGCGGCAGTGTGCTGTCGTCGTTCGTCCTGCCGCTGCTGACCATGCTCGGTTTTGGTGTCGGTGTCGGTGCCTACGTCACGGGTGGCGTCGAGGGAGTGCCCTATCTGGACTGGCTGGTGCCGGGGCTGATCGCCTCCACCGCCGTGCAGGTCGCGATGGCTGACTCCAGCTGGCCCGTGCTCGGTGGCTTCGAGTGGCAGCGCATCTACTACGGCCAGTCGGCCGCGCCGCTGCGGGTGTCCGACATCCTCGACGGCCACCTGGCCTTCATCGTCTTCCGCACGGTCACCAGTGCCGGGGCGTTCCTGCTGGTCGCGAGCGCCTTCGGCACCATGCACTCGTGGTGGGCCCTCGCCACCCTGCCGATCGCGGCGCTGGCCGGTCTCGCGGTGGCCACCCCGACCTTCGCGTACGCGTCGACCATCCGCACCGACAGTTACCTGGCGATCCTCTTCCGGCTCGGCATGATCCCGATGTCGCTCTTCTCCGGCGTCTTCTTCCCGATCGAGTCGCTGCCGGGCCTGCTCCGCGGGATCGCCTACGTCCTGCCGCTCTGGCACGCCGTCG
Protein-coding regions in this window:
- a CDS encoding ABC transporter permease, with the translated sequence MTRYVLEYHLVSYRRVWRGSVLSSFVLPLLTMLGFGVGVGAYVTGGVEGVPYLDWLVPGLIASTAVQVAMADSSWPVLGGFEWQRIYYGQSAAPLRVSDILDGHLAFIVFRTVTSAGAFLLVASAFGTMHSWWALATLPIAALAGLAVATPTFAYASTIRTDSYLAILFRLGMIPMSLFSGVFFPIESLPGLLRGIAYVLPLWHAVDLSRAATLGVAPAWSATGHVVYLALWAAAGWLLAHRQFTRRLVV